The Corallococcus caeni genome includes a region encoding these proteins:
- the uvrA gene encoding excinuclease ABC subunit UvrA — protein MSEPDVISIRGAREHNLKTVSLDIPKKKLVVFTGVSGSGKSSLAFDTLYAEGQRRYVESLSSYARQFLGQMEKPRYDTLRGLSPTISIEQKAASNNPRSTVGTVTEVHDYLRVLYASIGVQHCPNCGRKVGKQSAQQIVDEIMKLPAGTKLQVLAPIVTNRKGEHKDLLAEAQKRGFSRARVDGKVRELEERIELDKKSKHDIALIIDRLVLKPDLRTRLTDSVETALREGKGTLIITDEKGTLASDRVMSELNACPACGLSFGDLTPASFSFNNPLGMCTDCNGLGTRPEMDADLLVPDQSRSIRDGAIEPWASGMNRGEGWTADFVESLATAFKIDLDVPYAKLSKREKDVLMNGAKGKSFTVQWGDNGQYDMEWEGLLARTMRNFKTTTSEARKTELQRYFSDKPCPSCKGERLRPESRAVKVHQRTLVELSRMTITEARTFLTQMGLSAQEEKIAQELLKEIRSRLSFLVDVGLGYLTLDRTASTLSGGESQRIRLASQMGSELTGVIYILDEPSIGLHQRDNGKLLSTLKRLRDLGNSVIVVEHDEETMEEADYLVDFGPGAGELGGQVVSQGTPRQVMADENSLTGAYLSGRQEIEIPETRRKPNPKHQISIVGATENNLRNVDADIPLGIFTAVTGVSGAGKSTLINEILYPALARALYESREPMGKHKSIKGLEHLDKVIDIDQRPIGRTPRSNPATYTKVFDAIREVFAMTPEARTFGYGPGRFSFNIKGGRCEACEGDGVKLVEMHFLADVYVPCEVCNGKRFNEATLRVRYKGKNIAETLDLSVREAVDHFGAHKDILRVLTTLTDVGLGYLRLGQPSPTLSGGEAQRIKLARELARVATGRTLYILDEPTTGLHFEDIRKLLSVLNRLVEAGNSVLVIEHNLDVIKSADWLIDLGPEGGSGGGNILATGTPEDVAKVEASHTGRYLKHVLGKARRARIGKRVDAA, from the coding sequence ATGTCCGAGCCCGACGTCATTTCCATCCGTGGAGCCAGGGAGCACAACCTCAAGACCGTCTCCCTGGACATCCCGAAGAAGAAGCTCGTGGTGTTCACCGGCGTGTCGGGCTCCGGCAAGAGCTCGCTCGCGTTCGACACGCTCTACGCCGAAGGGCAGCGCCGCTACGTGGAGAGCCTTTCCTCCTACGCGCGCCAGTTCCTGGGGCAGATGGAGAAGCCCCGCTACGACACGCTGCGCGGCCTGTCGCCCACCATCTCCATCGAGCAGAAGGCGGCCAGCAACAACCCGCGCTCCACGGTGGGCACCGTCACGGAGGTGCACGACTACCTGCGCGTGCTCTACGCCTCCATCGGCGTGCAGCACTGCCCCAACTGCGGCCGCAAGGTGGGCAAGCAGAGCGCGCAGCAGATCGTCGATGAGATCATGAAGCTGCCCGCGGGCACCAAGCTCCAGGTGCTGGCGCCCATCGTCACGAACCGCAAGGGCGAGCACAAGGACCTGCTGGCGGAGGCGCAGAAGCGCGGCTTCTCCCGCGCGCGCGTGGACGGGAAGGTGCGCGAATTGGAGGAGCGCATCGAACTGGACAAGAAGTCCAAGCACGACATCGCGCTCATCATCGACCGCCTGGTGTTGAAGCCGGACCTGCGCACGCGCCTGACGGACTCCGTGGAGACCGCGCTGCGCGAGGGCAAGGGCACGCTCATCATCACGGATGAGAAGGGCACGCTCGCGTCCGACCGCGTGATGAGCGAGCTGAACGCGTGCCCCGCGTGCGGCCTGTCCTTCGGGGACCTCACGCCCGCGTCGTTCTCCTTCAACAACCCGCTGGGCATGTGCACGGACTGCAACGGCCTGGGCACGCGTCCGGAGATGGACGCGGACCTGCTGGTGCCGGACCAGAGCCGCAGCATCCGCGACGGCGCGATTGAACCGTGGGCCAGCGGCATGAACCGCGGCGAGGGCTGGACGGCGGACTTCGTGGAGAGCCTGGCGACCGCGTTCAAGATTGATTTGGACGTCCCGTACGCGAAGCTGTCCAAGCGGGAGAAGGACGTCCTGATGAACGGCGCGAAGGGCAAGTCCTTCACCGTGCAGTGGGGCGACAACGGCCAGTACGACATGGAGTGGGAGGGCCTGCTCGCCCGCACCATGCGCAACTTCAAGACGACGACGTCGGAGGCGCGCAAGACGGAGCTCCAGCGCTACTTCAGCGACAAGCCCTGCCCGTCCTGCAAGGGCGAGCGCCTGCGTCCGGAGAGCCGCGCGGTGAAGGTGCACCAGCGCACGCTGGTGGAGTTGAGCCGCATGACCATCACGGAGGCGCGCACCTTCCTCACGCAGATGGGCCTGAGCGCGCAGGAGGAGAAGATCGCCCAGGAGCTGCTCAAGGAGATCCGCAGCCGCCTGTCCTTCCTGGTGGACGTGGGCCTGGGCTACCTCACGCTGGACCGCACGGCGTCCACGCTGTCCGGCGGTGAGAGCCAGCGCATCCGGCTGGCGTCGCAGATGGGCAGCGAGCTGACGGGCGTCATCTACATCCTGGATGAGCCCTCCATCGGCCTGCACCAGCGCGACAACGGCAAGCTGCTGTCCACGCTCAAGCGGCTGCGCGACCTGGGCAACTCCGTCATCGTCGTGGAGCACGACGAGGAGACGATGGAGGAGGCGGACTACCTGGTGGACTTCGGCCCCGGCGCGGGCGAGCTGGGTGGACAGGTGGTGTCCCAGGGCACGCCCAGGCAGGTGATGGCGGACGAGAACAGCCTCACCGGGGCGTACCTGTCCGGGCGCCAGGAGATTGAGATCCCGGAGACGCGCCGCAAGCCCAACCCCAAGCATCAGATCTCCATCGTGGGCGCGACGGAGAACAACCTGAGGAACGTGGACGCGGACATCCCGCTGGGCATCTTCACGGCCGTCACGGGCGTGTCCGGCGCGGGCAAGTCAACGCTGATCAACGAGATCCTCTACCCGGCCCTGGCGCGCGCGCTCTACGAGAGCCGCGAGCCCATGGGCAAGCACAAGTCCATCAAGGGCCTGGAGCACCTGGACAAGGTCATCGACATCGACCAGCGGCCCATTGGCCGCACGCCGCGCAGCAACCCGGCGACGTACACCAAGGTGTTCGACGCCATCCGTGAGGTCTTCGCGATGACGCCGGAGGCGCGCACCTTCGGCTATGGCCCGGGCCGCTTCAGCTTCAACATCAAGGGCGGCCGCTGCGAGGCGTGCGAGGGCGACGGAGTGAAGCTGGTGGAGATGCACTTCCTGGCGGACGTCTACGTCCCCTGCGAGGTGTGCAACGGCAAGCGCTTCAACGAAGCGACGCTGCGCGTGCGCTACAAGGGCAAGAACATCGCGGAGACGCTGGACCTGAGCGTGCGCGAGGCGGTGGACCACTTCGGCGCGCACAAGGACATCCTGCGCGTCCTCACCACGCTCACCGACGTGGGCCTGGGCTACCTGCGGCTGGGCCAGCCCTCCCCCACCCTGTCCGGCGGCGAAGCGCAGCGCATCAAGCTGGCGCGCGAGCTGGCGCGCGTGGCCACCGGCCGCACGCTCTACATCCTGGACGAGCCCACCACGGGCCTGCACTTCGAGGACATCCGCAAGCTCCTGTCCGTGCTCAACCGGCTGGTGGAGGCGGGCAACAGCGTGCTCGTCATCGAGCACAACCTGGACGTCATCAAGAGCGCGGACTGGCTCATCGACCTGGGGCCGGAGGGCGGCTCGGGCGGCGGCAACATCCTGGCCACCGGCACGCCGGAGGACGTCGCGAAGGTGGAGGCCAGCCACACCGGCCGATACCTCAAGCACGTGCTGGGCAAGGCGCGCCGGGCCCGCATCGGCAAGCGCGTGGACGCGGCCTGA
- a CDS encoding FadR/GntR family transcriptional regulator encodes MVRVGLVAYVEEQLEQDIALGRLPMNGRLASERVMAHWYGVSRGTVREALRRLAARGLIVQRPGRQARAVALDESLTLENLGLALHAARSEESRRLLEGFFSLKRQVLMELLTDCCANASASQVSQLESVCYALSDAAHWHSGERCAQLEFELLRLAAQAAARPGHLLLVQSLQRAFRGIGARLLPFMGGEALRQWARCATHALSDRDAQTLQQQLPALLKTCDEGVLNQFAPVPQETVSPEVHHAQQCVCGASASVPYEAGPLEARPFVEERDLGTLAPAAEPTEAQLLPSVPERHHGEPDGDCVREACLQPGPQDPPPAMTGPEGCAPGAASLPTAREPPASCRLRPRPRACRCGPGAPCPARA; translated from the coding sequence ATGGTGCGGGTGGGGTTGGTGGCGTACGTGGAAGAGCAACTTGAGCAGGACATCGCGCTGGGGCGGTTGCCGATGAACGGGCGGCTGGCCTCGGAGCGGGTGATGGCCCACTGGTATGGCGTGAGCCGGGGCACGGTGCGCGAGGCCTTGCGACGGCTGGCGGCACGGGGCCTGATTGTGCAGCGCCCCGGGCGCCAGGCACGAGCGGTGGCACTGGACGAATCGCTGACGCTGGAGAACCTGGGCCTGGCGCTGCATGCCGCGCGCTCCGAGGAGAGCCGGCGACTGCTGGAGGGCTTCTTCAGCCTCAAGCGGCAGGTGCTGATGGAGCTCCTGACCGACTGCTGCGCGAACGCCTCCGCGTCGCAGGTGAGCCAGTTGGAGTCCGTCTGTTACGCGCTCTCGGATGCGGCGCACTGGCACTCCGGAGAGCGGTGCGCCCAGTTGGAGTTCGAGTTGCTGAGGCTGGCAGCCCAGGCGGCTGCGCGTCCCGGGCACCTGCTCCTCGTTCAATCGCTGCAACGGGCCTTCAGGGGCATTGGGGCCCGGCTGCTGCCCTTCATGGGCGGCGAAGCCCTGCGCCAGTGGGCCAGGTGCGCGACGCACGCCCTGAGCGATCGCGACGCGCAGACGCTTCAGCAACAGCTGCCGGCCCTGCTGAAGACATGCGATGAGGGCGTGCTCAACCAGTTCGCGCCAGTCCCCCAGGAGACTGTGTCTCCCGAGGTTCACCACGCCCAACAGTGCGTCTGCGGGGCTTCAGCGTCAGTCCCCTACGAGGCCGGTCCTCTTGAGGCACGCCCCTTCGTCGAGGAGCGTGACCTTGGAACCCTCGCACCAGCCGCCGAGCCTACCGAGGCGCAGCTGCTTCCATCCGTTCCGGAGCGTCATCACGGCGAACCTGATGGTGACTGCGTCCGGGAGGCGTGCCTTCAGCCCGGACCTCAGGACCCGCCCCCAGCCATGACCGGACCGGAGGGCTGCGCTCCTGGGGCTGCTTCCTTGCCCACAGCCCGGGAGCCACCTGCTTCGTGCAGACTCAGGCCGCGTCCACGCGCTTGCCGATGCGGGCCCGGCGCGCCTTGCCCAGCACGTGCTTGA
- a CDS encoding metallophosphoesterase family protein: MPQDSLLVAALGDIHGRFHRVEAWLDALEQARGRRVDFVLAVGDVEAFRRADDHRRKAAKRAMPAEFAEYADGVRRVKRPLYFIGGNNEDFEALHDLPDGGELAPDVHYLGRAGLRTLGPLRVAYLSGIHAPRFIDQPLKRPTSLDTAKQAGYFRTPEVEQVAAARDVDLLLVHEWPRGIVQRAREERLAPARPLPSPWIGNPVTRKLVDTVHPKWVLCGHSHKPFAVALEAHGRTTSRVACLDQAARPETAVFWLEFEGREAQRAGWGVTGVASWQAGQRWGLHTLPLPEPEPDGTGSVPVDNGATA; this comes from the coding sequence ATGCCGCAGGACTCCCTCCTCGTCGCCGCGCTGGGTGACATCCATGGCCGCTTCCACCGGGTGGAGGCGTGGCTGGACGCGCTGGAGCAGGCGCGCGGCCGCCGGGTGGACTTCGTGCTGGCGGTGGGGGACGTGGAGGCCTTCCGCCGCGCGGACGACCACCGGCGCAAGGCCGCCAAGCGCGCCATGCCCGCGGAGTTCGCCGAGTACGCGGACGGCGTGCGCCGCGTGAAGCGGCCGCTGTACTTCATTGGCGGCAACAACGAGGACTTCGAGGCGCTGCACGACCTGCCTGACGGCGGGGAGCTGGCCCCGGACGTCCACTACCTGGGCCGCGCGGGCCTGCGCACCCTGGGCCCCCTGCGCGTGGCCTACCTGTCCGGCATCCACGCGCCGCGCTTCATCGACCAGCCGCTCAAGCGGCCCACGTCGCTGGATACGGCGAAGCAGGCGGGCTACTTCCGCACGCCGGAGGTGGAGCAGGTGGCCGCGGCGCGCGACGTGGACCTGCTGCTGGTGCACGAGTGGCCCCGGGGCATCGTGCAGCGGGCCCGCGAGGAGCGGCTGGCCCCCGCGCGCCCCCTGCCGTCGCCGTGGATCGGCAACCCGGTGACGCGCAAGCTGGTGGACACGGTGCACCCGAAGTGGGTGCTCTGCGGCCACTCGCACAAGCCCTTCGCGGTGGCGCTGGAGGCCCACGGGCGCACGACGTCGCGCGTGGCGTGCCTGGATCAGGCGGCCCGGCCGGAGACCGCCGTCTTCTGGCTGGAGTTCGAGGGCCGCGAGGCCCAGCGCGCCGGCTGGGGCGTGACCGGCGTCGCCTCCTGGCAGGCCGGGCAGCGCTGGGGGCTGCACACGCTGCCGCTCCCCGAGCCAGAGCCGGACGGGACGGGCAGCGTGCCCGTGGACAACGGCGCTACAGCTTGA
- a CDS encoding POT-type proton-dependent oligopeptide transporter encodes MAETSTAPTAQRFPPQIPYIIGNEACERFSFYGMRNILTVFFIDYLLRTHVPETGAREAQAKSLMHLFMAGVYFFPLIGGYLADRFFGKFHTIFVLSLVYCGGHACLALFEDNATGFYTGLTLIAIGSGGIKPCVSAMVGDQFTEKNSHLVKKVFAIFYWTINFGSFFASLFVPLLMKNYGPAVAFGVPGILMFLATVIFWAGRKHYVLVPPTGPNPHSFFKVLGSAFRGKDVAGGTWLDKAKAEHPAEAVEGVKAVFRVSALLLPFVPFFWMLFDQKASTWVVQARSMDPNVGGVVFQPSQMQFINPMLVMLLIPFLTAVVYPAFQRAGWELTPLRRMPMGLIIGAASFVIAGFFQVAMEGGTTLNIAWQLLPYIVLTVAEILVSTTGLEFAYTQAPRQMKGTIQSVWLVTNTLANVAVAIAAALNVFTGSAQFFFYAALAAAAGVGMALVARRYVVRDYYQTDAQAPMDGRNPAVEPKPA; translated from the coding sequence ATGGCCGAGACCTCGACCGCCCCCACCGCCCAGCGCTTCCCGCCCCAGATTCCCTACATCATCGGGAACGAGGCCTGTGAGCGCTTCAGCTTCTACGGGATGCGGAACATCCTCACGGTGTTCTTCATCGACTACCTCTTGCGCACGCACGTGCCGGAGACGGGTGCGCGGGAGGCGCAGGCCAAGAGCCTGATGCACCTGTTCATGGCGGGGGTGTACTTCTTCCCGCTCATCGGCGGCTACCTGGCGGACCGCTTCTTCGGGAAGTTCCACACCATCTTCGTGCTCAGCCTCGTGTACTGCGGCGGGCACGCGTGCCTGGCGCTCTTCGAGGACAACGCCACGGGCTTCTACACGGGCCTGACGCTCATCGCGATTGGCAGTGGCGGCATCAAGCCGTGCGTCTCCGCCATGGTGGGGGACCAGTTCACGGAGAAGAACAGCCACCTGGTGAAGAAGGTCTTCGCCATCTTCTACTGGACCATCAACTTCGGTTCGTTCTTCGCGTCGCTGTTCGTCCCGCTGCTCATGAAGAACTACGGACCCGCGGTCGCCTTCGGCGTGCCGGGCATCCTGATGTTCCTGGCGACGGTCATCTTCTGGGCGGGCCGCAAGCACTACGTGCTGGTGCCGCCCACGGGCCCCAACCCGCACTCGTTCTTCAAGGTGCTGGGCAGCGCGTTCCGGGGCAAGGACGTGGCGGGCGGCACCTGGCTGGACAAGGCGAAGGCGGAGCACCCGGCGGAGGCGGTGGAGGGCGTGAAGGCGGTGTTCCGGGTGTCCGCGCTGCTGCTGCCCTTCGTGCCCTTCTTCTGGATGCTGTTTGATCAGAAGGCGTCCACCTGGGTGGTGCAGGCGCGGTCCATGGACCCCAACGTGGGCGGCGTGGTGTTCCAGCCCAGCCAGATGCAGTTCATCAACCCCATGCTGGTGATGCTGCTCATCCCCTTCCTCACGGCCGTGGTGTACCCGGCCTTCCAGCGCGCGGGCTGGGAGCTGACGCCGCTGCGGCGCATGCCCATGGGCCTCATCATCGGCGCCGCGTCGTTCGTCATCGCGGGCTTCTTCCAGGTGGCCATGGAGGGCGGGACGACGCTGAACATCGCCTGGCAGCTCTTGCCGTACATCGTGCTGACGGTGGCGGAGATTTTGGTGTCCACCACGGGCCTGGAGTTCGCGTACACGCAGGCCCCCCGGCAGATGAAGGGCACCATCCAGAGCGTGTGGCTGGTGACGAACACGCTGGCGAACGTGGCGGTGGCCATCGCCGCAGCGCTCAACGTCTTCACGGGCTCCGCGCAGTTCTTCTTCTACGCGGCCCTGGCCGCGGCGGCCGGCGTGGGCATGGCGCTGGTGGCCCGTCGCTACGTGGTGCGGGACTACTACCAGACGGACGCGCAGGCCCCCATGGACGGACGCAACCCCGCGGTGGAGCCGAAGCCGGCCTAG
- a CDS encoding histone deacetylase family protein has translation MDVVHSALHAGHDGGVELHRGQLVPCYECPARVDFIEQALRAAGHHTWLPPRDFPLERLLNIHDAGFIEFLRTAYPRWRAEGRDGSMLPSGFPARGLRRDRVPSGIHGAMGYYAFDAGTPIVSGTWEAALASAHCAMTAAALVTEGARAAYALCRPPGHHAASGTYGGYCFLNNAALAAQGLRDAGKARVALLDVDYHHGNGTQEIFWERDDVLFISIHGTPDTEYPYFLGYADERGAGRGEGYTLNLPLQRGTDWAGYSAALATAREAIQAFRADALVVSLGVDTYDGDPISAFKLRKEHFPLLGGQLAGLGLPTVLVQEGGYAVEDIGHNVAAVLGAFDGAVLR, from the coding sequence ATGGACGTAGTGCACAGCGCCCTGCACGCAGGGCATGACGGCGGGGTGGAGCTTCATCGCGGGCAGTTGGTGCCCTGCTACGAGTGCCCCGCGCGGGTGGACTTCATCGAGCAGGCGCTGCGGGCGGCGGGCCATCACACCTGGCTGCCGCCGCGCGACTTCCCGCTGGAGCGCCTGCTGAACATCCACGACGCGGGCTTCATCGAGTTCCTGCGCACGGCCTATCCGCGCTGGCGGGCGGAGGGGCGCGACGGCTCCATGCTGCCGAGCGGCTTCCCGGCGCGCGGCCTGCGGCGGGACCGCGTGCCTTCCGGTATCCACGGCGCGATGGGCTACTACGCGTTCGACGCCGGGACGCCCATCGTGTCTGGCACCTGGGAGGCGGCGCTGGCCTCGGCGCACTGCGCGATGACCGCCGCGGCGCTCGTGACGGAGGGCGCGCGGGCGGCCTACGCGCTGTGTCGGCCGCCAGGGCACCATGCCGCGAGCGGGACCTACGGCGGCTACTGCTTCCTCAACAACGCGGCGCTGGCGGCCCAGGGCCTGCGCGACGCGGGCAAGGCGCGGGTCGCGCTGCTGGACGTGGACTACCACCACGGCAACGGCACCCAGGAGATCTTCTGGGAGCGCGACGACGTGCTGTTCATCTCCATCCACGGCACGCCGGACACCGAGTACCCCTACTTCCTCGGGTACGCCGACGAGCGCGGCGCGGGCCGGGGCGAGGGCTACACGCTGAACCTCCCGCTGCAGCGCGGCACGGACTGGGCCGGGTACTCCGCCGCGCTGGCCACGGCGCGGGAGGCCATCCAGGCCTTCAGGGCGGACGCACTGGTGGTGTCGCTGGGCGTGGACACCTACGACGGCGACCCCATCAGCGCGTTCAAGCTGCGCAAGGAGCACTTCCCGCTGCTGGGAGGGCAGTTGGCCGGGCTGGGGCTCCCCACGGTGCTGGTCCAGGAGGGCGGCTACGCGGTGGAGGACATCGGCCACAACGTGGCGGCCGTGCTGGGCGCGTTCGATGGCGCCGTCCTGCGGTAG
- a CDS encoding choice-of-anchor D domain-containing protein, protein MRGLRWLVLAVAVAAGTACERPTSQQARTGFAARPELLEFGAAAVGRTKAMKLRLANEGRASYRVEGARSSLPNVSVPAFEPFTLTAGAEHEIEVRFTPDVEGAVQGQLELMTDASGGAAAQVPVSGRGVKALVEVPESALDFGNVNLGLVEMREVTVRNPSDVESPLVLSVEGADADEFSAGVGLPSTLAPHETRKVPVAFSPVRLGNAEAALHVAVCDGCEPAVVTLTGTGVASALEVTPLRVDFGRVAVGATAEERITVRNQGNEALSYKGAALLEDPSGVFKVVSAPALPNDVLPPGGVVELRVAFTPKGFGKVRDGRVEVAVRKPKTTSPGPKVTLTGEGGASCVEVTPAHLDFGPVAFGMTATRDVTVSNHCREETSVTGLQLTTQAGGYFTLAQPPSSQPVAPGGTLKVGVTFSPRAGVGSVSSGQLAVTSMQRTSSATDGVTLTGEGRAFAPCEYALPSVLDFGQVPVGSEVALGVTLRNTGTQACFLSALQLASGSDPAFRAATVANSVLEPGKKATLIVRFHPASEGEFQGLAEGWVSHPTRGHPMVNLVGRGVQGCFSVQPTTVDFGISRLACGPRTREFMAYNDCPGEVKVAGMTLEQAGQEFAVSGALPATIPAGGRVKLTAKYAPVEEGEDAAAVRFTLKDGAVYNAGLVGRGLAKTDQTDRFVQEAEARVDVLFVVDNSGSMMEEQQSLGENFAAFLSAATAAQVDYRIGVTTTGLDPSPGGWSECPGGAMGGENGRLFPVDGTSPRIITPETPNAAGVFAINTHVGVCHWNEQGLDAAYRALSDPLLYNLDDPRTPEANDGNGGFLRDDAKLAIIVLSDEEDFSSQPVAWYETYLLALKGNDPTKVSFNAVVGPEDLSSCTTASSSGSRYMELAHKLNGVVDSICTPNWAASLEKLSESAFGPNRTFSLSELPADPGALVVRVDGAPVTDGWAYDARANAVIFERLRAPAPGAVVEITYPLGCP, encoded by the coding sequence ATGCGTGGACTCCGATGGTTGGTGTTGGCGGTGGCGGTGGCGGCGGGGACGGCGTGTGAGCGACCCACTTCACAGCAGGCACGCACGGGGTTCGCCGCGCGGCCGGAGCTCCTGGAGTTCGGCGCCGCCGCGGTGGGCCGCACCAAGGCGATGAAGCTGCGGCTGGCGAACGAGGGGCGCGCGTCGTACCGCGTGGAGGGGGCGCGCTCGTCGCTGCCCAACGTGAGCGTCCCCGCGTTCGAGCCCTTCACGCTGACGGCCGGCGCGGAGCACGAGATTGAAGTGCGCTTCACGCCCGACGTGGAGGGCGCGGTGCAGGGGCAGCTGGAGTTGATGACCGACGCGTCCGGCGGCGCGGCGGCGCAGGTGCCCGTCAGCGGGCGCGGCGTGAAGGCGCTGGTGGAGGTGCCGGAGTCGGCGCTCGACTTCGGCAACGTGAACCTGGGGCTGGTGGAGATGCGCGAGGTGACGGTGCGCAACCCCTCCGACGTGGAGAGCCCGCTGGTGCTGTCGGTGGAGGGCGCGGACGCGGACGAGTTCTCCGCCGGGGTGGGGCTGCCGTCCACGCTGGCGCCGCACGAGACGCGCAAGGTGCCGGTGGCCTTCAGCCCGGTGCGGCTGGGCAACGCGGAGGCGGCGCTGCACGTCGCGGTGTGTGACGGCTGCGAGCCCGCGGTGGTGACGCTGACGGGGACGGGCGTGGCCAGCGCGCTGGAGGTGACGCCGCTGCGCGTGGACTTCGGCCGGGTCGCCGTGGGCGCCACCGCGGAGGAGCGCATCACCGTGCGCAACCAGGGCAACGAAGCGCTCAGCTACAAGGGCGCGGCGCTGCTGGAGGACCCGTCCGGTGTGTTCAAGGTGGTGAGCGCGCCCGCGCTGCCCAACGACGTGCTGCCGCCGGGCGGGGTGGTGGAGCTGCGCGTGGCCTTCACGCCGAAGGGGTTCGGCAAGGTGCGCGACGGCCGCGTGGAGGTGGCCGTGCGCAAGCCGAAGACGACGTCGCCCGGCCCCAAGGTGACGCTGACGGGCGAGGGCGGCGCGTCGTGCGTGGAGGTGACGCCCGCGCACCTGGACTTCGGGCCGGTGGCCTTCGGCATGACGGCCACGCGCGACGTCACCGTGTCCAACCACTGCCGCGAGGAGACGTCCGTCACGGGCCTGCAGCTCACCACGCAGGCGGGCGGCTACTTCACGCTCGCGCAGCCGCCGTCCAGCCAGCCGGTGGCGCCCGGGGGCACGCTGAAGGTGGGCGTCACCTTCAGCCCGCGCGCGGGCGTGGGCAGCGTGAGCAGCGGGCAGCTGGCCGTCACCTCCATGCAGCGCACCTCCAGCGCCACGGACGGCGTGACGCTGACGGGCGAGGGCCGCGCCTTCGCGCCCTGCGAGTACGCGCTGCCCTCGGTGCTGGACTTCGGCCAGGTGCCGGTGGGCTCGGAGGTGGCGCTGGGCGTCACGCTGCGCAACACCGGCACGCAGGCGTGCTTCCTGTCCGCGCTCCAGCTGGCGTCGGGGTCGGATCCGGCCTTCCGCGCGGCGACGGTGGCCAACAGCGTGCTGGAGCCCGGCAAGAAGGCGACGCTCATCGTGCGCTTCCATCCGGCCTCGGAAGGGGAGTTCCAGGGGCTCGCGGAGGGCTGGGTGAGCCACCCCACGCGCGGCCACCCGATGGTGAACCTGGTGGGCCGGGGCGTGCAGGGCTGCTTCTCCGTGCAGCCCACCACGGTGGACTTCGGCATCAGCCGGCTGGCGTGCGGCCCGCGCACCCGCGAGTTCATGGCCTACAACGACTGCCCGGGGGAGGTGAAGGTCGCGGGCATGACGCTGGAGCAGGCGGGGCAGGAGTTCGCGGTGTCCGGCGCGCTGCCGGCCACGATTCCGGCGGGCGGGCGCGTGAAGCTCACCGCGAAGTACGCGCCCGTGGAGGAGGGCGAGGACGCGGCGGCGGTGCGCTTCACGCTGAAGGACGGCGCCGTCTACAACGCGGGGCTCGTGGGGCGGGGGCTGGCGAAGACGGACCAGACGGACCGCTTCGTCCAGGAGGCGGAGGCGCGCGTGGACGTGCTCTTCGTCGTCGACAACTCGGGCTCCATGATGGAGGAGCAGCAGAGCCTGGGGGAGAACTTCGCGGCCTTCCTCTCCGCCGCCACCGCCGCGCAGGTGGACTACCGCATCGGCGTCACCACCACCGGCCTGGACCCTTCCCCCGGCGGCTGGTCCGAGTGCCCCGGCGGCGCGATGGGCGGTGAGAACGGGCGCCTGTTCCCCGTGGACGGCACCAGCCCGCGCATCATCACGCCGGAGACGCCCAACGCGGCCGGCGTCTTCGCCATCAACACGCACGTGGGCGTGTGTCACTGGAACGAGCAGGGCCTGGACGCCGCGTACCGCGCGCTGTCGGATCCGCTGCTCTACAACCTGGACGACCCGCGCACGCCGGAGGCCAACGACGGCAACGGCGGCTTCCTGCGCGACGACGCGAAGCTGGCCATCATCGTGCTGTCGGACGAGGAGGACTTCAGCTCGCAGCCGGTGGCCTGGTACGAAACCTACCTGCTGGCCCTCAAGGGGAACGACCCCACCAAGGTGAGCTTCAACGCCGTGGTGGGCCCGGAGGACCTGTCCAGCTGCACCACCGCCAGCAGCTCCGGCAGCCGCTACATGGAGCTGGCCCACAAGCTCAACGGCGTGGTGGACAGCATCTGCACGCCCAACTGGGCCGCGTCGCTGGAGAAGCTGTCGGAGAGCGCCTTCGGCCCCAACCGCACCTTCTCCCTGTCGGAGCTGCCCGCGGACCCGGGCGCCCTCGTGGTCCGCGTGGACGGGGCGCCGGTGACGGACGGCTGGGCCTATGACGCGCGCGCCAACGCCGTCATCTTCGAGCGCCTGCGCGCCCCGGCTCCCGGCGCCGTGGTGGAAATCACCTACCCGCTGGGCTGCCCGTAG